A DNA window from Salvelinus sp. IW2-2015 linkage group LG4q.1:29, ASM291031v2, whole genome shotgun sequence contains the following coding sequences:
- the triap1 gene encoding TP53-regulated inhibitor of apoptosis 1-B, translated as MNSVGEGCTDLKREYDQCFNRWFAEKFLKGDRSGDPCTEMFKKYQHCVQKAIKEKDIPIDGVEFMGPNKEKGDR; from the exons ATGAATAGTGTTGGAGAGGGCTGCACTGACCTAAAACGGGAATATGACCAGTGCTTTAACCGTTGGTTTGCTGAGAAATTCTTGAAGGGAGATCGAAGCGGTGATCCCTGTACCGAAATGTTCAAGAAATATCAGCATTGTGTCCAG AAGGCCATAAAAGAAAAGGACATTCCCATTGATGGCGTAGAATTCATGGGCCCAAATAAAGAGAAAGGTGACAGATGA
- the srsf9 gene encoding serine/arginine-rich splicing factor 9: protein MTDGRIYVGNLPMDVQERDIEDLFFKYGKIRDIELKNNRGTIPFAFVRFEDPRDAEDAVYGRNGYGFGDSKLRVEYPRSSGAKFSGPMGGGERGEGGGPKGRFGPPTRRSEFRVIVTGLPPSGSWQDLKDHMREAGDVCFADVQRDGEGVVEFVRREDMEYALRRLDRTEFRSHQGEMANIRVHGEHGASYGRSQSRSRSPRGRGYSPPPYKSRGSPPQRYQSPPRRHVSRHSPPARRHPVTHHSPPPRHYR from the exons ATGACTGATGGAAGGATCTACGTGGGAAATCTTCCAATGGATGTCCAGGAGAGGGACATAGAGGATCTCTTCTTCAAATATGGAAAAATTCGGGATATCGAACTAAAGAATAACAGGGGAACCATCCCTTTTGCTTTTGTTCGCTTCGAAGATCCACG GGATGCAGAAGATGCTGTCTATGGAAGGAATGGATATGGATTCGGAGACTCCAAGCTGCGTGTAGAATACCCTCGCTCCTCTGGCGCCAAATTTAGTGGCCCTAtgggaggcggagaaagaggagaaggagggggtccTAAGGGGAGGTTTGGGCCTCCAACTCGGAGATCTGAGTTCCGGGTGATAGTGACTG GCTTGCCCCCATCAGGGAGCTGGCAGGATCTTAAAGACCACATGCGTGAGGCAGGGGATGTGTGTTTCGCCGATGTGCAGCGGGATGGTGAAGGGGTGGTGGAGTTTGTCCGTCGGGAGGACATGGAGTATGCCCTGCGCAGACTGGACAGGACTGAGTTCCGTTCCCATCAG GGGGAGATGGCAAACATTCGTGTCCACGGAGAACATGGTGCCAGTTATGGTCGCTCGCAGTCCCGCTCCAGATCCCCCCGGGGGCGTGGCTACTCACCACCTCCTTACAAAAGCAGAGGGTCCCCTCCACAGCGCTACCAGTCACCTCCACGGCGCCATGTGTCCCGCCATAGCCCCCCAGCGAGGCGACACCCAGTAACACACCACAGCCCACCCCCACGCCACTACCGGTAG